One Mycobacterium paraseoulense genomic window, TTCTGGAACGGCCCGATGGGCGTGTTCGAGTTCCCGGCGTTCGCCGCGGGCACCCGGGGCGTCGCCGAGGCCATCGCCGCGGCGACCGGCAAGGGCGCGTTCAGCGTGGTGGGCGGCGGCGACTCCGCGGCCGCGGTGCGCGCCCTGGGCATCCCGGAGGGCGACTTCTCGCACATTTCCACCGGCGGTGGCGCTTCGCTGGAATACCTCGAGGGCAAGACGCTGCCGGGCATCGAAGTGCTCGGGGAGCCGCAACCAGGTGGAGGGGACGCGTGAGCCGCAAGCCGCTGATCGCCGGCAACTGGAAGATGAACCTCAATCACTTCGAGGCGATCGCGCTGGTCCAGAAGATCGCGTTCGCGCTGCCGGACAAGTACTACGACAAGGTCGACGTCACGGTCCTGCCGCCGTTCACCGACCTGCGCAGCGTGCAGACCCTGGTCGACGGCGACAAGCTGCGGCTGACCTACGGCGGCCAGGACTTGTCGCCGCACGACTCGGGCGCCTACACCGGTGACATCAGCGGGGCCTTCCTGGCCAAGCTGGGGTGCAGCTTCGTCGTCGTCGGCCACTCCGAGCGGCGCACCTACCACCACGAGGACGACGCGCTGGTCGCCGCCAAGGCCGCCGCGGCGCTCAAACACGAACTGACCCCGATCGTGTGCATCGGCGAGCACCTCGAGGTCCGCGAGGCCGGCGAGCACGTCGGCCACTGCGAGCAGCAGCTGCGTGGCTCGCTGGCCGGCCTGTCCGCCGAGCAGATCGGCAAGGCCGTCGTCGCCTACGAGCCGGTGTGGGCGATCGGCACCGGCCGGGTCGCCAGCGCGGCCGACGCCCAGGAGGTGTGCGCCGCGATCCGCACGGAGCTGGCGGCCCTGGCGTCGCCGCAGGTGGCCGAGAGCGTGCGGGTGCTCTACGGCGGGTCGGTGAACGCCAAGAACATCGGCGAGCTCATCGCCCGCGACGACGTCGACGGCGCGCTGGTCGGTGGGGCCTCGCTGGACGGCGAGCAGTTCGCGACGCTGGCGGCGATCGCCGCCGGCGGGCCGCTTCCGTGACACCCCGGCGGCACCGGTAAACTTTCGCGTCATGGAGTTGGCCCTGCAGATCACCCTGGTGGTCACCAGCGTGCTGGTGGTGTTGCTGGTGCTGCTGCACCGCGCCAAGGGTGGCGGCCTGTCGACGCTGTTCGGCGGCGGTGTGCAGTCCAGCCTTTCCGGCTCGACGGTGGTGGAGAAGAACCTGGACCGGTTGACGCTGTTCATCACCGGGATTTGGCTGGTGTCCATCATCGGGGTCGCCCTGCTGATCAAGTACCGGTGACCCGCCGGCGGGCGGAGCGCGTGATCCGCACCGATACTGGGACGCATGGTTGACGTCTCCGACATCGCGCTGGAACCGATCGGCGCCGTGCAACGGACGCTGGTCGGTCGCGAGGCCACCGAGCCGATGCGCGCCGACATCAGGCTGCTGGGCGCCATTCTGGGCGACACCGTGCGCGAGCAGAACGGGGACGAGGTCTTCGATCTCGTCGAGCGCGCCCGGGTGGAGTCGTTCCGGGTGCGCCGCTCCGAGATCGACCGGGCCGAGCTGGCGCGGATGTTCTCGGGCATCGACATCCACCGCGCGATCCCGGTCATCCGCGCGTTCAGCCACTTCGCGTTGCTGGCCAACGTGGCCGAGGACATCCACCGGGAGCGCCGCCGCGCGATCCACGTCGCCGCCGGCGAGCCGCCGCAGGACAGCAGCCTAGCCGCGACGTACGCGAAACTCGATGGCGCCGAACTCGATTCGGCCACGGTCACCGACGCGCTGCGCGGGGCCCTGATCTCGCCGGTGATCACCGCCCACCCCACCGAGACCCGGCGGCGCACCGTCTTCGTCACCCAGCACCGGATCACCCAGCTGATGCGGTTGCACGCGGAGGGGCACACCGAAACCGACGACGGCCGCAACATCGAGCGAGAGTTGCGCCGCCAGGTGCTCACCCTGTGGCAGACCGCACTGATCCGGTTGTCCCGGCTGCAGATCACCGACGAGATCGAGGTCGGGTTGCGGTATTACGCCGCCGCGTTCTTCCAGGTCATTCCCCAGGTCAACGCGGAGGTCCGGGACGCCTTGCGGAAGCGCTGGCCCGACACCGATCTGCTCGCCGCGCCGATCGTGGCGCCCGGATCCTGGATCGGCGGCGACCGCGACGGCAACCCGAACGTGACGGGCGACGTGGTGCGCCAGGCCACCGGCAGCGCCGCGTTCACCGCGCTGTCCCATTACCTGGAGGAACTCACGGCCCTCGAGCAGGACCTGTCGATGTCGGCGCGACTCGTCCCCGTCACCCCCGGGCTGGCCGAACTGGCCGAGGGTTGCGCGGAGCAGGCCCGTGCCGACGAGCCGTACCGGCGGGCGGTGCGGGTGATCCGGGCCCGGCTCACCGCGACGGGCGCCGAGATCCTGGACCGCCAACCCCGGCACGAACTGGACCTCGGCCTCGCGCCGTATTCCACGCCGGCCGAGCTGCAGGCGGACCTGGACACGATCGACGAGTCGCTGCGCACCCACGGCAGCGCGCTGCTGGCGGAGGACCGCCTGGCCCTGTTGCGAGAAGGCGTGAGCGTCTTCGGGTTTCACTTGAGTGGCCTCGACCTGCGGCAAAACTCCGACGTCCACGAAGAGGTGGTGGGGGAGTTGCTGGCGTGGGCCGGGGTGCACCCGGACTACGTTTCGCTGCCCGAGGACGAGCGGGTCGCGCTGCTGGCGGACGAACTGGGCACCCGCCGGCCACTGGTCGGTGACCGCGCGCAACTGTCCGACCTGGCCCGCCAGGAGCTCGAGGTCATCCGCGCCGCGACGCACGCCGTCGGGCGCTACGGCCCGGCCGCCGTCCCGAACTACGTCATCTCGATGTGCCGCTCGGTGTCCGACGTCCTGGAGGTGGCGATCCTGCTGAAGGAGTGCGGGCTGCTGGACGCTTCCGGACCGGAACCGTACTGTCCGGTGGCCATCTCGCCGCTCTTCGAGACGATCGACGATCTGCACCACGGGGCGGACATCCTGCACGCGATGCTGAAGCTTCCGCTGTACCGGGCGGTCGTCGACGCCCAGGGCGGGCGTCAGGAGGTGATGCTCGGCTATTCCGACTCGAACAAGGACGGCGGTTACCTGGCCTCCAGCTGGGCGGTCTACCGCGCCGAGCTGGCGCTGGTGGAGGTGGCGCGCAAGAACGGAATTCGGTTGCGGCTCTTCCACGGTCGCGGCGGCACCGTCGGGCGCGGCGGTGGGCCCAGCTATCAGGCCATTCTGGCGCAACCGCCGGGCGCGGTGAACGGCTCGCTGCGCCTCACCGAGCAGGGCGAGGTGATCGCCGCCAAGTACGCCGAACCGCAGGCCGCCCGGCGCAACCTGGAAAGCTTGGTGGCGGCAACGCTGGAGTCGACGCTGCTCGACGTCGAGGGCCTGGGCGACGCGGCGGAGCCGGCCTACGCCGTGCTCGATGAGGTGGCCACCCTGGCGCAGCGCGCCTACGCCGAATTGGTGCACGACACACCGGGATTCGTCGACTATTTCATGGCTTCGACGCCGGTCAGCGAGATCGGGTCGCTGAACATCGGCAGCCGCCCGACCTCACGCAAACCCACGTCGTCGATCTCCGACCTGCGCGCCATCCCCTGGGTGCTGGCCTGGAGCCAATCCCGCGTCATGCTGCCCGGCTGGTACGGCACCGGGTCGGCGTTCGAGCAGTGGATCGCGGCGGGGCCCGAAAGCGAAGACGAGCGGGTGCAGACCCTGCACGAGCTCTACCAGCGGTGGCCGTTCTTCCGCAGCGTGCTGTCCAACATGGCGCAGGTGCTGGCCAAGAGCGACCTCGGCCTGGCGGCCCGCTACGCCGAGCTGGTCGCGGACGAGGAGCTGCGACGCCGGGTGTTCGACAAGATCGTCGACGAGCACCGGCGAACCATCGCGATGCACAAGCTCATCACCGGTCAGGACGACCTGCTCGCCGACAACCCCGCGCTGGCGCGCTCGGTGTTCAACCGATTCCCCTACCTGGAGCCGCTGAACCATTTGCAGGTGGAGTTGCTGCGCCGATACCGCTCCGGCGACGACGACGAACTGGTGCAGCGCGGCATCCTGCTGACCATGAACGGACTGGCGAGCGCGTTACGTAACAGCGGCTGAGGGGCATTCGTAAGTCATGTCGGACAACGCGACCCCTGTCACCGCGGTCCGGGTGGCCCAGAACGGCGTCTTCGAACGGCTCGCCCGCGTCGGTTTCGTCGTCAACGGCGTACTGCACCTGATCGTCGGCTATCTCGCCATCCGGGTCGCGTGCGGCGACGGGGGGACCGCCGACCAAACCGGCGCCCTGGCGACGCTGGCGGCCAAACCCGGCGGCCCGCTCGCGCTGTGGATCGCCACGGCCGCCCTGCTCGCGATGGGCCTGTGGCGGCTGGTCGAAGCCGCGCTCGGCCGATCGAGTGACCGTGAGTCGCGGCGTTCGTCGGACGCCTCCTCGCGGGCGAAGGCGTTGGGACTGGCGGCGGTGTACCTGGCGTTCGCGTACTCAGCGTTCGGATTCGCCCGGGGCGCGGGGAGGCCCGCGGATCAACAGAATTCGGGCATCAGCGCGCGCCTGATGGAATCGACGGGCGGCACCGTCGCGCTCATCGCGGGCGGACTGGTCATCGTCGCGGTCGGTTGCTACCACATCTACAAGGGCGCCAGCCGCAACTTCGTCGACGACCTGCAGGGCAAGTCGGGCGATCTGGTGCGACGGCTCGGCATGGCCGGGTACATCGGCAAAGGGGTGGTGATCACCCTGACGGGCGCGCTGGTGATCGTCGCCGCGTGTCGCTCAGAACCGAGGAAGGCCTCCGGCCTCGACGGCGCGCTGAAGACGCTCGGGGCTCAGCACTACGGGGCCGCACTGTTGATCGCCGCCGGCGTGGGGATCATCACCTACGGGCTCTACAGCTTCGTGATGGCCCGGTCGACGAAGATGTAGTCCCCGCACGTCTCAGCGGTTGCGCAGCCGGTCCAGGGCGGCAGCGCGCCGGTAGCGCGTGAGAACGGGGCTGCCGGGCGCCGATCGGATCGAGGAGTCGTCGAACTGGCCGATTGCCGGCGCTGGGCGGTGGGTGGTCGGCGTCAGGGTCAGATCGACTGCGCCGAAGATGCATCGTCGAAAGCCGACCTGGGGCAGGATCGGATGCCCGACACTCCAGTGGTGCAAGACACCCCGTGCCACGCCCTGCGAGAGCTGACGCCGCTGCGCTGCCACTGTATTCAGCAATCAACGGGGCGATTCCCCTGATGTCGGTTGCCCCGACATCTGCCGCTATCCCGTGGCGCCGAAGATGAACCGCGTCGTCATCCTCGGTCGCGGTGGTGCGGGAAAATCGACGCTGGCACGCCAACTTAGCGCGAAGTGGGGCGCGCCCGCCATCGAATTGGACAGGATCTTCTGGAAGCCCGGACCCCGGCCAACGCCTCAAATGGCGTGGGCAGCAATCCAACACCGACTGATCAGCCCGGAGCGGTGGATCCTCGATGGCGACCTCGGCCCCTACGACAAGGACCTTGCACTGCGCGTATCGGCCGCCGACACCATCATCGTCCTCGACTTTCCCTTCTGGCGCTGTGCATGGCGGACCCTGCGCCGCTCGCCGGAGAACGGCGAATACTGGCGATGGACCTATCACTACCGTCGCACCAGCCTGCCCGCCGTCCTCGACGTCATCGGAAGGCACGCCGATCACGCAGCGGTGCACATTCTGCATAATCCGCGCGAAGTGCGGCGATTCTTGGAAGCAGCGCGTGACCAATGAATTCCGCTTTGTGCCGGCGACGGCCAACCGCTGCGCGGCACCCGCACCGGCGCGCATGAACGACTTTCGCTGGCCGGTGAGACCGGATTCGAAGGATCGCGACGCCGTCCGTGCCGATGTGGCGTAGGTAGCGACGGCGGTCGTCGCCGTATCACTCCGCCGTGCGGTTGCGCAGCCTGTCGAAAACGCCGCGCACGGCGTTCTCGGTCATCGACAGCGGCGTCATCATCGTTTCGCCCACCTTCACCATGCCGTCGATCCGCCCGACGATCGCCTCCACCGGCTCGACCAGGACGATCAGTCGCCTCGCCAGGTCGTCCAGCCGCGACAGGGTGCCGTCCAGATGGTCCAGGCCGCTTTCCATGCGCTCGACCGTGGCGTTCAAGTTGGAAAGGGAGGTGTTGAGCTCCGTCATGGTCTTGCTCAGGCCGTCGAGGACGTCTTCGACCTGCTCCACCGTCTTGTCGGCATTCAGCGCGGCTTGGGTAAGTGTCTTGAGCCGGTTCCGCTCTTGCCCGCCACGCTCGGTTCTGTCCGCCATGACCGTCATTATCACCCGGAACAATCCGGGCCGGGGCTAGCTGGGCTGACTCGGCCGGGAGGGCAGTTTCGCCGCGGCCTCCTCGTCCAGCAGCCACAGCGTGGTTTCCTGCCCGATCGCCCCGGCGGCGGGCACCGAGACCGGCGGGGCGCCGCCGATCGCCGCGGCGACCGCGTCGGCCTTCGAGGCGCCGGACACCATCAGCCAGACCTCGCGCGAGCGCTGAACGGCGGGCAGGGTCAAGGTGATTCGTTGGGGAGGTGGTTTGGGGGAGTCCTCGACCGGGACGACCATGCGGCTGGTCTCCAGCACGGCGGGGGTGTCCGGGAATAGGGAGTTGATGTGCCCCTCCGGGCCCATCCCCAACAGGTGCACGTCGAAATTCGGAACCCGTTGGCCGGGGGCCGCATTGGCCGCCAGCAGCTGCTCGTAGGCCAGCGCCGCGGCCGCGAGGTCGGTTCCGAATTCGCCGTCGCTGGCCGGCATCGTGTGCACATGGCTGGACGGAATGTCGATCCGGTCCAGCAACGCGGCGCGGGCCTGCTTGTCGTTGCGTTCGTCGTCGTCCTCGGGGACGTAGCGCTCGTCACCCCAGAACAGGTGCACCTTGGGCCAGGCGATCTCGTGGGCCGTCAGGGACTCGAGCAACCCGATGCCGTTGCCGCCGCCGGTCAGCACGACGAGCGCACGGTCCCGGGCCGCCACGGCCTCGCGGATGGTGCCGGCCAGCCGGTTGGCCGCGGCCTCGACCAGCGCCTGACTTTCGGGAAAAACTTCGATGATGGTGCTCACACGTACTGCACTTTCTCAATGCCTTCTAGCGCCGTCTGGTAAATCTCATCGGGGTCGAGCCGCCGCAGGTCCTCGGCGAGACACTCGCCGGTTTCCCTGCGCGCCAAGGGGAGCAAGGCCTCCGGCTTGGCGGTGCGGCTCAACGTCGCCGTCCTGCCCTGTTGGGGCCGGCTCAACACGATGGTCTCGCTCTTGCGTACCAGTTCCACCTTGAGCTCGCCGACCGCCCGGCGCACCGGGCCGTCGATCCGACTGGCCAGCCACCCCGCGAGGATGTCAAGCGCCGGTTCGGCTTTCAGGCCCGACACCAGGGCCGACTCGATCGGCTCGTGCGGCGGCAGGTCGACCGCGGAGGTGAGCAGCGCACGCCAGTAGGTGATGCGAGCCCACGCCAGGTCGGTGTCGCCGGCGGTGTATCCGGACCGTCGGCTCTTGATCGCCGAGAGCGGGTCGGTTCCGTTGGTGGCGTCGGTGATGCGTCGGATCGCCAACTTGCCCAACGGGTCTTGGGCCGGAATCGCGGGGGCGACGTCGGGCCACCACGCCACCACGGGGATGTCGGGCAGCAGGAACGGGGTCACGACGCTGGCGGCGTGCCCGGCGAGCGGCCCGGACAGGTTCAGGATCACCACCTCGGTCGCTCCGGTGTCTCCACCGGCGCGCAGCTGCGCGTCCAGGCGCGGCTCGTCGGCATACGGGTCCCCCCGCATCGTGACGATGATTCGGCTGGGATGCTCGTGGCTGGCGTTGTTGGCCGCCTCCAGCGACTCCTCGAGGATGGCGTCGCTGTCCGGCGCGACGATCAGCGTCAGCACCCGGCCCATCGTCACGGCGCCGACCTTCTCGCGCAGTTCGTCGAGCTTCTTGTTGACCGCGGTGGTCGTGGTGTCCGGCATGTCGATAATCACGGGCGCCGCCATTCGCGACCGGTCCGGCGCAGCATCTCGAACGCGGACTCCGGGCCCCAGGTGCCGGCCTCGTACGGCTCGGGCTTGCCGTCGGCCGCCCAGTTGTCGAGGACGGGATCCAATATCTGCCAAGCCAATTCGACCTCTTCGTTGACCGGAAACAGCGACGGCTCGCCCAGCAGCACGTCGAGGATCAGCTGTTCGTAGGCCTCCGGAGACTCTTCGGCGAACGCCGAGCCGTAGGAGAAGTCCATGTTGACGTCGCGGACCTCCATCGCGGTGCCGGGCACCTTGGAACCGAATCGCAGCGTGATGCCCTCGTCGGGCTGCACCCGGATGACCATGGCGTTGGTACCCAGCTCGTCGGTCATGGTGGCGTCGAACGGCAGATGCGGGGCGCGCTTGAACACCAGCGCGATCTCGGTCACCCTGCGGCCCAGGCGTTTCCCGGTGCGCAGGTAGAACGGCACGCCGGCCCAGCGGCGGGTGTCGACCTCCAGCGTGATCGCGGCGAACGTCTCGGTGGTGGAGTCCTTGGCGAACCCTTCCTCGTCGAGCAGCCCCACCACCTTCTCGCCGCCCTGCCAGCCGCCGGCGTATTGGCCGCGGCTGGTGGTCTCGTCGAGCGGCTGGGCCAGCTGCGTCGCCGAGAGCACCTTGATCTTCTCGGTCTGCAACGCCGCCGGGTTGAAGCTGACCGGCTCTTCCATCGCGGTCAGCGCGAGCAGCTGCATCAGGTGGTTCTGGATGACGTCGCGGGCGGCGCCGATGCCGTCGTAATAGCCGGCGCGCCCGCCCAATCCGATGTCCTCGGCCATGGTGATCTGCACGTGGTCGACGTAGTGCGCGTTCCAGATCGGGTCGAACAACTGATTGGCGAACCGCAACGCCAGGATGTTGCGGACCGTCTCCTTGCCCAGGTAGTGGTCGATGCGGAACACCGCCTCCTCGGGGAAGACGGCGTTGACCGCATGATTGAGGGCCTGCGCACTCTCCAGGTCGTGCCCGAACGGCTTCTCGATCACCACCCGGCTCCACCGATCGCCCTGCGGGCGGGCCAGCCCGGACCGGTGCAGCTGGTCGCACACCACCGGGAAGGACTTCGGCGGGATGGCCAGGTAGAAGGCGTGGTTCCCGCCGGTGCCGCGCTCGGCGTCGAGCTTGTCCAGGGTTTCGGCCAGCCGGCCGAACGACTCGTCGTCGTCGAAAGACCCCGGCACGAAACGGAATCCCTCAGCGAGCCGCTCCCAGTTCTCCTCCCGGAACGGGGTGCGGCAGTGGTCCTTGACGGCCTGGTAGACCACCTTGCGGAAGTCTTGGGTTTCCCAGTCCCGGCGGGCGAAGCCCACCAACGAGAAGCTCGGCGGCAGCAGGCCGCGGTTGGCCAGGTCGTAGATGGCCGGCATCACCTTCTTGCGGGCGAGGTCGCCGGTGACGCCGAAGATCACCATGCCGCAGGGGCCGGCGATCCTCGGCAGCCGCTTGTCGCGCTTGTCCCGTAGCGGGTTATGCCATTGTGCAGCGGTTCGAGCCGGACTCATTTCGAGGCGGAACCCAGCTGCTTCTGCGTCTCCTCGAGCAGCTCGGTCCACGACTCCACGAATTTCTCCACGCCCTCGTCCTCCAGCACCACGAACACGTCGCGCAGGTCGATCCCGACGCCGGCCAGCTTGTCGAACACCTCCTGGGCGGCGGACGCGGTGCCGGTGACGGTGTCGCCCTTGATCTCTCCGTGGTCAGCGACAGCGTCAATCGTCTTCTCCGGCATGGTGTTCACCGTGTTGGGGGCGACCAGCTCGGTGACGTAGAGGGTGTCGGAATAGTCGGGGTTCTTGACCCCGGTCGACGCCCACAGCGGTCGCTGCACCCGGGCCCCGTCGCCCTTGAGCGCTTCATAGCGGTCGCCACCCTCGAACACCTCCTGGTAGGCGGCGTAGGCGAGGCGGGCGTTGGCGACGCCGGCCTGGCCGCGCAACGCGAGCGCCTCCTCGGACCCGATCTTCTCCAAGCGCTTGTCCACCTCCGTATCCACCCGGGACACGAAAAACGATGCGACCGAATGGATTTTGGACAGGTCGTGACCCGCCTCGCGGGCCTTCTCCAGGCCGGCCAGGTAGGCGTCCATCACCTGACGGTGCCGCTCCACCGAGAAGATCAGCGTGACGTTGACCGAAATCCCTTCCGCCAGAACGGCGGTGATGGCCGGGATGCCGGCCTTGGTGGCCGGGATCTTGATGAACAGATTCGGCCGGTCGACGATCTTCCACAGCTCGATGGCCTGCGCGGTGGTCTTGTCGGTCTCCGCGGCCAGGCGCGGGTCCACCTCGATGGAGACCCGGCCGTCGACGCCGTCGGAGGCTTCCCACTGCGGCCGCAGCACGTCGCACGCGTTGCGGACGTCGTCGGTGGTGACGGTGCGGATCGTGGCGTCGACGTCGGCGGCGCGCTCGGCGAGTTCGGCGATCTGGTCGTTGTAGGTGTCGCTGTCGGCGAGCGCCTTCTGAAAGATCGACGGGTTGGTGGTCACGCCGACAACGCTTTTCGTGTCGATCAGCTCCTGCAGGTTGCCCGATTGCAACCGCTGGCGCGACAAGTCGTCCAGCCAAACGGATACGCCCGCGGCGGACAGCGCCGCGAGGTTAGGGTTCTGAGTCATGTGAATCACCCTTTCTCAGTTATCCACGACCTGTTCCGCGGCGGCCGCGACGGCTTCTGCGGTGAAACCGAATTCACGGAACAAAGTTTTGTAGTCGGCGGATTCGCCGTAGTGCTCGATCGACACGATCCTGCCGGTGTCGCCGACGAGCTTGTGCCAGGACTGCGCGACGCCGGCCTCGACGGCCACCCGGGCCGACACCGACGGCGGCAGCACGCTGTCGCGGTAGTCCTCGGGCTGCGACTCGAACCATTCCACGCACGGCATGGACACCACCCGCGCAACAATGTCCTTGTCCGCCAACAACTTCTGGGCCTCGACCGCGAGCTGAACCTCCGAGCCGGTGGCGATCAGCACGACGTCGGGGTCCTCGACGCCTTCGTCGCCGAGGATGTAGCCACCCCGGGCCACCCCGTCGGCGTCGGTGCCCTCCAGCACCGGCACCCCCTGGCGGGTCAGGATCAGCCCGACCGGGCCGCTGCCGTTGCCGCGGGCCAGGATCGTGCGCCAGGCGTAGGCGGTCTCGTTGGCGTCGGCCGGGCGCACCACCGACAGCTTCGGGATGGCGCGCAGCGCCGCGAGGTGCTCGATCGGCTGGTGGGTCGGCCCGTCCTCGCCGAGCCCGATCGAATCGTGCGTCCACACGTAGATCGTGTCGATGTCCATCAGTGCGGCCAGTCGCACCGCCGGGCGCATGTAGTCCGAGAACTGCAGGAAGGTGCCGCCGTAGGCCCGGGTCGGGCCGTGCAGCACGATGCCGGACAGGATCGCCCCCATCGCGTGCTCGCGCACACCGAAATGCAGCGTGCGGCCATACCAGTGGGCGGTGTAGTCTTTCGTCGAAATCGACGGCGGCCCAAAGGAATCCACGCCCTTCATGGTGGTGTTGTTGCTGCCCGCCAAATCGGCCGAGCCGCCCCACAGCTCGGGCAGTTTCGGGCCCAGCGCGGAGAGCACCTCACCGGACGCCGCGCGGGTGGCCAGCGCCTTCGACCCCGGCTCCCAGTACGGGATGTCGGCGTCCCAGCCGTCGGGCAATTCCTCGGCGATCAACCGGTCCAGCAGCGCCTTGCGGTCCGGTTCGCGCTGCGCCCACGCGTCGAAATCGGCCTGCCACTTCTCGTGCGCTTCCTTGCCCCGGTCCACCAGCTTGCGCGTGTGGGCGATGACCTCGTCGCGCACCTCGAAGTTCTTGCCGGGGTCGAAGCCCAGGATCTCCTTGACGGCCGCGACTTCCTCGTCGCCCAGCGCGGCGCCGTGCGCCTTGCCGGTGTTCATCAACTTGGGCGCCGGAAAGCCGATGATGGTGCGCAACTCGATGAACGACGGCCGGTCGGTGACGGCCTTGGCGTTGGCGATGGCCTCCTCGATGCCGACCACGTTCTCGCCGCCTTCGACCCTCTGGACATGCCAGCCGTAGGCCTCGTAGCGCGCGGCGGTGTCCTCACACAGCGCGATGTTGGTGTCGTCCTCGATCGAGATCTGGTTGTGGTCGTAGAAGACGATCAGGTTGCCCAGCTGCTGGACGGCCGCCAGCGACGAGGCCTCCGATGTGACGCCTTCCTCGATGTCGCCGTCGGAGGCGATCACGTAGACGAAGTGGTCGAACGGGCTGGTGCCCTGGGCAGCGTCCGGGTCGAACAGCCCGCGCTCGTAGCGCGCCGCCATCGCCATGCCCACCGCCGAGGCCAGGCCCTGGCCGAGCGGACCGGTGGTGATCTCAACACCCTTGGTGTGCCGGAACTCAGGGTGCCCGGGCGTCTTGGATCCCCACGTGCGCAGCGACTCGATGTCGGACAGCTCCAGACCGAACCCGCCCAGGTACAGCTGGATGTACAGCGTCAGGCTGCTGTGCCCGCACGACAACACGAACCGGTCGCGGCCCAGCCAGTAGACGTCGCTGGGATCGTGGCACATCGTGCGCTGGAACAGCGTGTAGGCCAAGGGGGCCAGGCTCATCGCCGTTCCGGGATGTCCGTTGCCGACCTTCTGGACCGCGTCCGCGGCCAGCACCCGGACGGTGTCGACGGCGGCCGAGTCAAGCTCGGACCAGTCGTCGGGGAGGTGCGGTTGGGTCAGCGTAGAGATCTCTTCGAGTGTGGTCACAGACTCAGTCCTAAGGGTCATCGAGCTGATCAATCCCACCCTAGTGCGGGACGGCCGGCTCTTGCAGTGCAGGTTTCGGGTACCCGCCGCCGGCTGGTGTGAAAATTACGCGGTGGCCGCCGACCCGTAACATTCAGTTGGGAAATCTGGGAGAAGCCTGGGTGAACGGACCCTGCGGGCGGGCCATCACCGCCCCGCGGTCTACCATCGTGTGTAGTAGATGCTGCGCGTCGCTGCGACCCCAAGGAGTTATTGCGTGAGCGTTCGCGGGCGCGTCGCCCCGAGCCAGATACCGAGCCGAGTCCACGGCACGGTGCTGGCGTATCTGGCGCTCACCAAGCCGCGGGTCATCGAGCTGTTGCTGGTGACCGCGATACCCGCCATGCTGCTCGCCCACCGCGGGGCCGTGAATCCGCTGCTGATTCTCAACACGCTGGTCGGCGGGATGCTGGCCGCCGGGGGAGCCAACACGCTCAACTGCGTGGCCGACGCCGACATCGACAAGGTGATGAAGCGCACCGCACGCCGGCCGCTGGCCCGCGCGGCGGTGCCGACGCGCAACGCCTTGGTGCTGGGCCTGGTGCTCACGGTGGGCTCGTTCTTCTGGCTGTGGTGGACGACGAACCTGCTGTCGGGTCTGCTGGCGCTCGCCACCATCGCCTTCTACGTGTTCGTCTACACGTTGCTGCTCAAGCGCCGCACGTCGCAG contains:
- the tpiA gene encoding triose-phosphate isomerase, whose product is MSRKPLIAGNWKMNLNHFEAIALVQKIAFALPDKYYDKVDVTVLPPFTDLRSVQTLVDGDKLRLTYGGQDLSPHDSGAYTGDISGAFLAKLGCSFVVVGHSERRTYHHEDDALVAAKAAAALKHELTPIVCIGEHLEVREAGEHVGHCEQQLRGSLAGLSAEQIGKAVVAYEPVWAIGTGRVASAADAQEVCAAIRTELAALASPQVAESVRVLYGGSVNAKNIGELIARDDVDGALVGGASLDGEQFATLAAIAAGGPLP
- the secG gene encoding preprotein translocase subunit SecG, with product MELALQITLVVTSVLVVLLVLLHRAKGGGLSTLFGGGVQSSLSGSTVVEKNLDRLTLFITGIWLVSIIGVALLIKYR
- the ppc gene encoding phosphoenolpyruvate carboxylase, which encodes MVDVSDIALEPIGAVQRTLVGREATEPMRADIRLLGAILGDTVREQNGDEVFDLVERARVESFRVRRSEIDRAELARMFSGIDIHRAIPVIRAFSHFALLANVAEDIHRERRRAIHVAAGEPPQDSSLAATYAKLDGAELDSATVTDALRGALISPVITAHPTETRRRTVFVTQHRITQLMRLHAEGHTETDDGRNIERELRRQVLTLWQTALIRLSRLQITDEIEVGLRYYAAAFFQVIPQVNAEVRDALRKRWPDTDLLAAPIVAPGSWIGGDRDGNPNVTGDVVRQATGSAAFTALSHYLEELTALEQDLSMSARLVPVTPGLAELAEGCAEQARADEPYRRAVRVIRARLTATGAEILDRQPRHELDLGLAPYSTPAELQADLDTIDESLRTHGSALLAEDRLALLREGVSVFGFHLSGLDLRQNSDVHEEVVGELLAWAGVHPDYVSLPEDERVALLADELGTRRPLVGDRAQLSDLARQELEVIRAATHAVGRYGPAAVPNYVISMCRSVSDVLEVAILLKECGLLDASGPEPYCPVAISPLFETIDDLHHGADILHAMLKLPLYRAVVDAQGGRQEVMLGYSDSNKDGGYLASSWAVYRAELALVEVARKNGIRLRLFHGRGGTVGRGGGPSYQAILAQPPGAVNGSLRLTEQGEVIAAKYAEPQAARRNLESLVAATLESTLLDVEGLGDAAEPAYAVLDEVATLAQRAYAELVHDTPGFVDYFMASTPVSEIGSLNIGSRPTSRKPTSSISDLRAIPWVLAWSQSRVMLPGWYGTGSAFEQWIAAGPESEDERVQTLHELYQRWPFFRSVLSNMAQVLAKSDLGLAARYAELVADEELRRRVFDKIVDEHRRTIAMHKLITGQDDLLADNPALARSVFNRFPYLEPLNHLQVELLRRYRSGDDDELVQRGILLTMNGLASALRNSG
- a CDS encoding DUF1206 domain-containing protein, whose translation is MSDNATPVTAVRVAQNGVFERLARVGFVVNGVLHLIVGYLAIRVACGDGGTADQTGALATLAAKPGGPLALWIATAALLAMGLWRLVEAALGRSSDRESRRSSDASSRAKALGLAAVYLAFAYSAFGFARGAGRPADQQNSGISARLMESTGGTVALIAGGLVIVAVGCYHIYKGASRNFVDDLQGKSGDLVRRLGMAGYIGKGVVITLTGALVIVAACRSEPRKASGLDGALKTLGAQHYGAALLIAAGVGIITYGLYSFVMARSTKM
- a CDS encoding P-loop NTPase family protein codes for the protein MNRVVILGRGGAGKSTLARQLSAKWGAPAIELDRIFWKPGPRPTPQMAWAAIQHRLISPERWILDGDLGPYDKDLALRVSAADTIIVLDFPFWRCAWRTLRRSPENGEYWRWTYHYRRTSLPAVLDVIGRHADHAAVHILHNPREVRRFLEAARDQ
- a CDS encoding ATPase encodes the protein MTVMADRTERGGQERNRLKTLTQAALNADKTVEQVEDVLDGLSKTMTELNTSLSNLNATVERMESGLDHLDGTLSRLDDLARRLIVLVEPVEAIVGRIDGMVKVGETMMTPLSMTENAVRGVFDRLRNRTAE
- the pgl gene encoding 6-phosphogluconolactonase — its product is MSTIIEVFPESQALVEAAANRLAGTIREAVAARDRALVVLTGGGNGIGLLESLTAHEIAWPKVHLFWGDERYVPEDDDERNDKQARAALLDRIDIPSSHVHTMPASDGEFGTDLAAAALAYEQLLAANAAPGQRVPNFDVHLLGMGPEGHINSLFPDTPAVLETSRMVVPVEDSPKPPPQRITLTLPAVQRSREVWLMVSGASKADAVAAAIGGAPPVSVPAAGAIGQETTLWLLDEEAAAKLPSRPSQPS